A stretch of Bombina bombina isolate aBomBom1 unplaced genomic scaffold, aBomBom1.pri scaffold_476, whole genome shotgun sequence DNA encodes these proteins:
- the LOC128643968 gene encoding ras-related protein Rab-25-like, protein MATEEDDYNFVFKVVLIGESGVGKTNLLSRFTRNEFNHDSRTTIGVEFSTRTLTVDGHLVKAQIWDTAGLERYRAITSA, encoded by the exons ATGGCTACAGAGGAAGATGACTATAACTTTGTGTTCAAAG TGGTCCTAATTGGAGAATCTGGAGTGGGCAAGACCAACCTTCTTTCAAGGTTTACTCGGAATGAGTTTAACCATGACAGTCGTACTACAATTGGAGTGGAATTCTCTACCCGCACCTTGACTGTAGATGGGCATCTGGTCAAAGCACAGATATGGGACACAGCTGGACTAGAACGTTATAGAGCCATCACATCTGCGTAA